The genomic window GAGGTCATCGAGGTCCGGGTTGGCCTCGGCGGCTTCGAGGGCCTCGACGGGGCACACGAGGATCAGGCGGGTGTCAGGAAGGGCCCTGCGCAGAGCGGAGAAGAAGGGGCCCGCTGCTTCGTGCTCGGGGAGACCGCCTGGAATCCAGAGAAGGGCGGTGCGGGCCGAGGCCGCCAGATGCTCGACGGCAGTGCGTCCCAGGGCGATGCCGCTGGACTGGGCGAGGGGGAAGAAGGTGTCGGCGAGGAAAGTCGAAAGGGTCGGTGGGTTGGGCACCGCGAAAGCCCCCGAATGTTCGCCCCTGAGGATGTCCCGCCAGCAGGGGTGAGGGCCCCGGGGCACCAGGTGCACCAGGGTCTTCAGGAAATCGGTGAAGAGCCACCTCCGCTCAGGTATTCCCAGGGGCGAGGTCACGAGGATCCTGAGCCAGGTCTGGGCGAAGGCGGTGTAGGGTTTCGGGCTTTCGAACCCCTCATCAAAGCACTCCTTCAAGGTCTGCTCGCTCCCCTTGGGCACCTCGCGAACCCGGTAGCGGAACAGAGGGGCATCCACCTTGCAGAAATCACCCTGGAGCAGGAGTTTGGCGCTGATCAGGACATCTCCGCCCCAGGTTCCCTCGAAGGGCAGGGCCTTGGCGAGAGCCTTCCGCCGGACCAGTCCCATCATGTCCACCCAGTCCATGTGATCGTAGAGCCGGTGGAGTCTCTCAAGAACCGTGAGCCCCACCGTCGAGAAGTTGAGGTCCTCCCAATCGGGGCGGGAAGACCCCGCTTCATCGATGATCTCGACGGCGCTGTTGCAGAGGACAGCGTTGGGATGGTTCTGCAACGCCTCCAGGCACCTCGAGGTGAAGGTCGGATGACGGAGGTCGTCGTGCGCCTGCCAATAGAAGTATTCCCCCCGGGTGTGTTCAAAGACGAATTCGAAATTCCGAGTGGACCCGATGTTGGTGTCCTGTCGGACATAGCGTACGCGCGGATCCCGCCGGGCATAGCTTTCGCAGATCTCGCCGGTTCCATCGGTGGAGGCATTGTCGGAGATGAGGATCTCCAGGTTCGGATGATCCTGGGCCAGCAGGGAGTCCAGGGAGTCGGCCAGGTACCTCTCCCCATTGAAGACAGGGACGCCGATGCTCACCAGTGGAGGGTCTTGGAAGGCCATGAAGCTCCCATCACGGGGTGTCGGGGTGAAAGATCAGGTCTCCATGATGGCCAGAAATTCCTGCCGCTGGACCTTCCGTCGTTCCGGAGACCTCACCCGATCCTGCCGACCTCACGATTCCTGACCGCGGGACCCGGAGTCGACTCCGATCGCTCCGCCACCAGATCCACGCCCAACCGTTTGGCCACGGCGTAGAGGGCGGGGCGGGCGAGGCCGAGGGTCTGTGCGGCTTCGGCCACGCGGAACCCGCTCGCCTGGAGGGTCTCCAGCAGCAGGCGCCGCTGGAAGGCGCGGGTGGCGTCATCCCAGGTGTGTGCCTGGGCCATGGGCGCTTCCAGCTCCGGGAGGTGGGAAGGCTTGAGGGTGCCGCCCTCGCAGCGGAGGATGGCCCGCTCGAGGGCGTGCAGCAGCTCACGCACATTGCCGGGCCAGGGCAGGCGGGCCAGGGCCTCGGGCAGGCCCGGGGCCAGGGCCGGCACGGGCCGTCTGGCCGAGGCTGCGGCCCGCACCACGAACCGCGGCACCAGGAAGGGGAATTCATGGCGGCGAGCCGAGAGGGGCGGGAGGCGGAGCACCGCGCCCTGGAGGCGGAAGAGCAGGTCGCGCCGGAAGGCCCCGGCCGTGGCGAGGTCTTCCATGGGGCGGTGGGTGGCGGCGGCAAAGCGGACATCCACCTTCACGGCATGGTCCGAGCCGACGCGGCGGATCTCCCGCTCCTGGAGGACGCGCAGGAGGAGAGACTGCAGGCGCGGCGACAGGTCCGCCACCTCGTCGAGGAACAGGGTGCCCCCCCGGGCGGCCTCGATGGCTCCGCGCCGGTCGCGGTCCGCGCCTGTGAAGGCGCCCTTGGTGTGGCCGAAGAGCTCGGACTCCAACAGGCCCTCGGCAAAGGCCGAGCAGTTCACGGCCACCAGCGGGCCCGAGCGGCCCGACCTCTGGTGCAGTTCCCGGGCCGCCAGTTCCTTGCCGCTGCCCGTGGGGCCGAGGATCAGCACGGGCAGGTCGGAAGCGGCCACGCGGTCAAGCTCCCGCAGCAGGGAGGCCATGGGCTCGCTGCCATCCGTGAGCAGGAGGCCGGGCTCGACCGCGATTTCGACAGGCTGTCGGGCGCGGATCCGGGCGAGCCAGGGCGAGATCAGGAGCGGTTCCAGCGGAGCCGTGGGCACGGCCTCCGCAGGCCGGGCCAGCAGCACTGCGCCCACGGGGCAGCCCTCCCAGACCAGGGGATGCCCGCACCAGACCCAGGGGCCCTGGGCGAAAGGTGCCAGCGTTCCATCTTGGGCAAGGCGGCTGAGGGCGCCCTCGGGCGGGGCCTCTCCGGTACCCAAGGCGTGCAGCCGCCCCTCTTCTTCCCAGGTGATCCAGGTGGGGGTGGTCAGGCTGGCCAACCAGTCCTTGATGAGGTGAAGGGGGGCGGGATCAGCGACGGCATCGGGTTGGGGCCACAGGGCCGCCAGGCGCCGCTGGTGCCGCGGGCTGGCCGCCCGATCGGCGATGGCCTGGAGGGCCAGCAGGGAAGAAGCCCGACGGAGATCCGGTCGCCGTTCCATCACCTGCAGGCCCAATTCCAGGCACATGATCTGGGTGGGGCAGGCCCGCCACGCCGCCCAGAAGGCCTCGGGATCCACGCCCCCCCGGAAGAGGCGATGGGTCTCCCAGCTCAGGCGGGTTTCGGGGTCGGCATCGTGCGGCGGTTCCTCCGTCAAGGGTCCCAGCACGGCGTGGAGAAAGCGGGTGTAGGGGTGGTCACCGGCTCCGGCGAGGCCTTCCCGCACCAGGTCCCAGCGCTCCCGGTCGGCCCCGTGGCTGGCAAGCAGGCCCCAGGCCCCGGGAAGGCCGGGGTGGGCCTCCACCAGCCCGCGGATCCGGGTCAGGGCGGCCTCGGGCTCCAGATGCACCTCGGCCAGCTGGGCCGTTTCCAGGTCCCGCCAGGGCTGGGGAAGTGAGCCGCGGAGGGCCGCCCACCGGGCGTGAGCGGGGAGATCCGCCCACTGGAGGGCGGCGACGGCGGCGTTGGACGCGGCCCGGCCAGCCCATCCGGTGGCGGTCAGCCGCCCGAAGTGGGCGTGGGCCAGGGTGAAGGCCCGCAGGGCCGCCTCGGGTTCACAGGCCTGGATGGCGCGCTGCCCCTGGGCCATCCAGTGGAACGGGTCCGCGCAGGGATGCACGCGGGTGCCCCAGGCGGGATAGCCCTCGGCAGGTTCCGGGGCCTCGCCACCCCAGCGCATGCGCACCCGATCCCAGGTGGGATGGCCTGAGGTCGGCGGGAGGCTTGGCCGCCGGAGATCCTCCCGGATGTCGGCTTCCAGGGAAGGCGTCCAGCCATCGGGGAAGGCGGGAGAGGGTTGCAGCCGGAGCAGGGCCGTCAGGCCCACCTCGGGGGCGGCCCCTCCCGCCAGGCCGTTGAGGGCGAGGCCTTCCAGGCCGGCCGGGGAGGCCCCGAAACCCCGGGCCCAGGCCCGCAGGCGCGGGTCCAGCATCCAGCGGCCCCCGGGGAGGGCGGCCAGCCAGGGGGCCTCGCGATGGGGCTTCAGGCCTTCGGGCAGCACCTCCAGCACCAGGGATCCCGCGTGGGCCTGGAGGATGGACCACGGCAGGTCCGCGTCCAGTGCACCCTCCGGCAGCAGGCGTCCTCCGGAGTCCTGGCTCTGCAGGAGGAAGGCCCACCAATGCGGTGGCAGGCGATGGAGTGCGGGCGGCACCAGGATGTCGAGAAAGGGCGGGAGGTGGAGGATCCCCTCCGCGTCCACGGCTCCCAGTAGGGCGATCCATCGCAGACGCTGGGGCCGATCCAGAAGGACCGACCCGACGGCCATCCAGGGGGCGCCGTCGCCTTCGAGCAGGGCCTCCCAGGCCCAGGCCTGCAGCTCGTCCTCCCGGGCGCCCCGTTGCGAAGCCGGTACGGTGGGGCTGCCGTGGCGGAGGCGGGCCACCCACGCGGGATCGGGGCGGGGACCAAAGACGGTGGGCTGGCGGGAGACCTGGGGTCCGAAGGGCCGCCGGGCTTCCTGCTCCACCTGCGGCCACAGGCCCTCGCGCCCGCCCAGCAGCCAGGCCTGGGCGATGGCGGCCAGGGCCCAGGCCGGGTCGCCCCAGCGCCGGCCGCGATCCAGACCCCAGGGGGCCTTCCAGTGGCCGAGCCAGGGGGCCTTCAGCACCCCAGCATCCCGCGCCAGACATCCCAGAAATCCGGGAAGGTCTTGGCCACACAGTGAGGGTCGAGAAGCTCCCCGCCGTGACGGAGCCCGCCGACGGCGGCGGCGAAGGCCATGCGGTGGTCGTTCCGGGGGTTGAAGGGCGGGCGGGGGTCGGACGGAGCATTCGGCCCGGATCGGGTCCCGAATTCAGCTCTGAACCCAGGCCTGAACCTAGGCGCCGGCCTCACGCGCAGGGTGTGGTCTCCAATCACCTCGGCCGTCCCGCCCAGCCAGCGCACCAGCTCTGCGGAAGCATCCAGGCGGTCGCACTCCTTCAGGGGCAGGGTGTGGAGGCCACGCAGCTCCGAAGGGCCGGGGGCCAGGGCCGCCAGGGCCGCCAGCACGGGGCCCAGGTCTGGACAGTCGGTGAGGTCGGCGTCGAGGCCCCGGACGAGGGGGCCCTCCACCTCCAGGATCTGTGGCCCGGTCCACTGGGCGCGGCACCCGGCGGCATGAAGGATGGCCACCATGGCCCGGTCGCCCTGCGCATCTTCAGGGTCCAGGGGGCCCAGGCGGAGACGGCGCCCCGTGGCCGCCGCCGCGGCGAGGAAGGCCGCGGCCCCGCTCCAATCGCCGGGCAGGTCCAGGGAACGCGGTTCCAGGGCTCCGCCCGGAATGCGCCAGTGGCCGGGCTCCAGGTCGGCTTTGCAGCCGAAGCGGCGCAGCCATTGGGTGGTGAGGGCCAGGTAGCTCGGACTGGCGGCTTCGGTCCACCGCAGGATGCCCCCTCCCGGCAGCGCGGCGGCGGCCAGGGCCAACCCGGTGAGGAACTGGCTGCTGAGGCGCGCGTCCACGACCAGCTCCAGGCGCTCGGGGGGTGCGGCCACGGGGCGGAGCCAGGCCCCGGAGGCATCGGGATGCCAGGTCGCGCCCAAGGCCGTCAGAGGCTCCAGCAGGGGACCGAGGGGCCGCTCGAAGAGGCGCGGATCGCCTTCCATCCGGAGGTCGCTCCCGGCCCGCAGGGCTAGCCAGGGCAGGAGGAAGCGCAAGGTGGTGCCCGAGGCGCCGAGCCAGAGGGGCGCGGCCGCTCGGGGGCGGTCGCCGCCGCGGATCGTCCAGGTCCCATCCGCCACCGCGACTGGAATCCCCAGGTCGCCGAGGGCCCGGCGCATCCAGCGCGTGTCCTCGGCTTCCAGTCCCCCCTTCAGACGGCTCTCGCCCGGGGCCAACGCGGCCAGAAGCAGGGCGCGGTTGCTCACCGACTTGGAGCCGGGGATGGATACCGGGCGGAACGCCGCTCCAGAAGGGAACTGGCTGTCTTCAGGAAGTGACAGGGACATGCAGCGAGGGTGCCGCGTCCGGCGCCCCGCCGCAAGCCTTCAGCAGGAGATCAGCGCCGTCAACGGCAGCGGCCTCAGCCGATGTTCTCGAAGATGGGCTTCGTGATGCGCTTGTCGGTCACCACGGTCCACTTGTAGGTGCCGTAGAAATCGATGACGCGCTTGTAGCGAAGCGTGATGGTGCAGTTTCCTGTCTCCCCATAGCCGGTCTTGCTGACGCGGATGGCATTCTTATCCGTCAAGACTTCAAGGACGCCCAACTCGCGGGCCTTGTCCTTGATTTCCCGCTCAAGGGTTTCGACGGGCTTGCGCGCTGCGCCGCTGGCGATGAAGTCGCAGGCATCCACCAGCTCGCTGTTGCCGTAGTAGACGGGAATGGCCTTGTAGCCTGCGGCGGCCAAGGTGCCAAACACGAGCAGGGAGATGATGCAGCCGATTTTGCCTTCGCCGCGCTGGTGCCTCATGGGTGCCTCCGCTACTTCAGATCCTCCAGGGCCTGCCGCGCCAGGGGAGCGACCAGGGGACCGTCGGGACCGAGAAGGGTTGCCTGAGGATACTTCAGAGCCTGCCGGAATGCCTGCACAGCTTCAGCCTGGTAGGCCGCCCCGAGGCGGAGGAAGCAGATGCCCGTGTGGTAGTCCAGGGTGCCCTGGCTGACCCCGGCGACGGTGCTGAGGCGTGCATCCCGCAGGAGGTCGATGGCCTTGTCGAAGGCCCGGAAGTGCATGTGGCCGAGGGCCAGGTTCAGCCGGATCAGGTTGGCTTCATCCCCCCGGGCCCCGGCGTACTGCAGGCGCAGGTGGGCGAGGACGGCCGGGTAGCAGAGGTCCGGGGCGCTCAGGGGGATCTCCAGGGCCTCGGTCTGGATGGGCAGGGTCACGGAGGCGCCCCCCCCTTGGACGAGGGTGACGGGGCCGCGGACACCTTCCAGAAGGGGCCGCAGGGCCTGGACGGAGCTGATGGGCTTGCCGTTCACCTGGGTGAGGGCCTTCCCGGGCTGGATGCCGGCCTTCTGGGCCGGTTCTGATGCGGCGAGGACCCAGGGGCCCGGTTCACCGGGAAGGTCGAGCAGGGACAGGCCAAGGCCGGGTTCGTGGATGACCGGGAGGGTGTTGAGGCGGGTGGCGAGCGGTCCCAGGGGGTCCTGCTCCAGGGGCTTCACCACCAGGCGTTCCTCCTCGCCCTCGAGCGTGGCCAGCCGAAGCTCGACCTGGTGGATGACCTTGTCGGGCACGGGGGTCGCCAGGAGGACCAGCTCTGCTTCCCGCGAGGCCTTCACCCGGGCCAGGGCCTCCCCGGTGCCTTCGCCGGGCCGGGCGGGCAGGAAGGCCACCTGCTGCAGGCGGTCGCCAAGCCCTTCGAGCTGGGCCAGGAACCGGGCCCGGCCCGTGAAGTCGGCCTCGCCCTCCAGGCCCAGGAAGGCCAGGCGGGGCTTGGGTCGCGCCTCCACGGAGAGGGCCTTCCCATCTTCCACGGTGATGCGCTGGGAGAACCCGCCCGCGGGGAAGCGGACCAGCAGATCATAGGCACCCGAGCAGACCGGAAGCTGGGTGACGGGGAGGGGCCCCTGGCTCTGCCCGGACAGGAAGAGTTCGCCGCCCGCCCAGGCGGAGGTCACCGTGAGGGTACCCTTGGACGACTCGAGGCGGATGGGTTCCAGGGTGTGGTCCGCCCAGGGGGTGGCAAGCCCTTCGCCCATCTCCAGCACCTTGGTGCGGAAGCAGGGGGCGCGCAACTCGAGCTTGTGCTTGCCGGGACCGAGCTCGGAAATGACGAAGGCCTCGGAGAGGTCCTCGGGCCGCAGGCCCAGGGGCACGGCCACGGATGCGGCCTCGGGGCCCGCCTTGCCTTGGGTGCGACCCAGGCTGCGCCCATCCACCAGGACCTCGGCGCCGCTGGGCTGAACATAGAGGGTGACTGTGGAGGACACGCGGACGAGCTTGAAGTCGGCGGTCTTGGCGTCGCGGGGGGCGAGTTCGAGGCTGAGTTCCGCAGGGGCGAAGCCCGGGCGGGTGTAGGTCAGCTTGTGGGTCCCGAAGGGGAGGAACTTCCGGGCCAGGGGCGGTCCGGGGCGGCCGTCCACCAGCAGCTTCCCGCCCTCCGGGGCATAGCTCAGCTTCACCGGCGCGTACTTCTCGGCTTTCAGGCGATCGAACAGCGTGGCCAGGCGCTGGGAGGTGAGGGCGCGGTCCACGTCGAAATCCGGGTTCAGGTCGATGAGGGCCTGCAGCCGCGTCTGGGCCCGGGGCCGGTTCGGGGCGCTGCGGTCATCCAGCACGGCGAGCCAGTTGTAGCTCTCGCACAGCGCGGCGAGCCAATCGGCCTCCAAGGAAGCCCCCCTGGGCGCCAGGGCCTCGACGACCTTTTCGAAGCGTGCCGTGGCGCCTTCCCGGTCCCCCTGGGTGGCCCAGAGGGCCTTGGCCTGGAGGAAGGTATCCCGGAGGGCCGGATCCTGCGCCCCGAGCGAAAGCCCGAGGAGGAGCGCGAGTGGGAGGAAGCGTCGGAGGCGCATGTCAGTCCACACGGATCAGGAGGTCGTTGCGGCGGTCGCAGAGGATGAGCCCCCCCTCTCGGTCCAGGGCCAGCGAGGTGATGCGCCCGCTGATGCCAAGGGCCTTGAAGGTGGCCTGGCGCAGCACCGCGCCATCGGGCCCGAGGACCACCACGCCCTCGCCGAAGTCCCCGCCATCCACCAGGGCCGCCACTTGGCCGGCGCCGTCCGAGGCCAGGGCCACCACATAACGGAAGGGGGCGGGCAGGTCCTTGCCGTAGGACACCACGGTGCGGGGCTGGCCGTCGGCATCCAGGAAGAGCAGCTTGCGGTCGGCATCCGCGGCGATGACGACGCCGCCCGAGGGCAGGGCGGCCAGGGCGTTGGCTGTGGGCGAGGCCACGGTGCGCGAGGTGCCGTCCAGGCCGAAGAGGGTGAGGGCGGGCGTCTTGGCATCCGCCACCCAGAGGGTGCCCCAGCGGTCCTGGGCCGCGCCGGTGATGGCACCGAGGGTGCCCAGGGGCAGGGGAACCGGCGCGTCCTCCCGCACCAGGCCGGTCTTGGACAGCAGCCAGAGGGCGCCGGTGGAGGAGGCCAGCAGGGCCCGGGCCCCCGTCGCGGCGGGACCGGCCGCGGTCAACTCCCCCTCGTGGAGGCGAAACGCGTGGTCGAGGTCGTTCTGATAGATGAGCAGGTCTCCGTCCGGGGCCAGGGCCAGCAGGGTCGGCGTCTTCAGCCACTTGGCGCGGCCGCCGGGCCAGGGGCCGCCGTTGCGGAGGGGCGGCTTCTGGAGCCGGTGCTTCACCCGCACGGCAATGCGCCAGCCGGCCTCCCGGGCCTCGGGGCTCTGGGGCGCCTGAGTCCGGAGGCGCTGGAGCATGCGCAGGCAGCCGGGGAGATCGCCCATCAGGTCCAGGACCTCGGCGGCCTGCAGCATGGCCCGGGGAGCCACGGCGGCATCGGGTCGGATCCGGAAGGCCTCCACGAACTGCTGGAGGGCCCGGCCCCACTGCCCCTGGTCCCGCCAGGCCCGGCCCAGCTGGAAGCGGGCCTCGGGTACCGCCGGGGCATCCGGGAAGAGGTCGAGGACGCGATTGAACTCGGCCATGGCGTCTTTCAGGTCCGCGGCGCGCCGGGCCTGCCGGGCCAGCAGGACACCGCGCAGCAGCAGCCCTTCCGCGGCCTCGGGGCTCTTGATGTAATCGACCTTCAGGCGGTCGAGGTAGGGCAGGGCCGCCTCGGGTTTCCGCTCCACTTCCACCTGGTGGTGGGCCAGCCGCAGCAGGGCCTGGGGGGCGAACCCGCTCTTGGGTGTGGTCTGAAGCAGCTGGCTCCAGGTATCCAGGGCTTCCTTGTAGGATTTGGCC from Geothrix sp. includes these protein-coding regions:
- a CDS encoding sigma-54 dependent transcriptional regulator; the encoded protein is MLKAPWLGHWKAPWGLDRGRRWGDPAWALAAIAQAWLLGGREGLWPQVEQEARRPFGPQVSRQPTVFGPRPDPAWVARLRHGSPTVPASQRGAREDELQAWAWEALLEGDGAPWMAVGSVLLDRPQRLRWIALLGAVDAEGILHLPPFLDILVPPALHRLPPHWWAFLLQSQDSGGRLLPEGALDADLPWSILQAHAGSLVLEVLPEGLKPHREAPWLAALPGGRWMLDPRLRAWARGFGASPAGLEGLALNGLAGGAAPEVGLTALLRLQPSPAFPDGWTPSLEADIREDLRRPSLPPTSGHPTWDRVRMRWGGEAPEPAEGYPAWGTRVHPCADPFHWMAQGQRAIQACEPEAALRAFTLAHAHFGRLTATGWAGRAASNAAVAALQWADLPAHARWAALRGSLPQPWRDLETAQLAEVHLEPEAALTRIRGLVEAHPGLPGAWGLLASHGADRERWDLVREGLAGAGDHPYTRFLHAVLGPLTEEPPHDADPETRLSWETHRLFRGGVDPEAFWAAWRACPTQIMCLELGLQVMERRPDLRRASSLLALQAIADRAASPRHQRRLAALWPQPDAVADPAPLHLIKDWLASLTTPTWITWEEEGRLHALGTGEAPPEGALSRLAQDGTLAPFAQGPWVWCGHPLVWEGCPVGAVLLARPAEAVPTAPLEPLLISPWLARIRARQPVEIAVEPGLLLTDGSEPMASLLRELDRVAASDLPVLILGPTGSGKELAARELHQRSGRSGPLVAVNCSAFAEGLLESELFGHTKGAFTGADRDRRGAIEAARGGTLFLDEVADLSPRLQSLLLRVLQEREIRRVGSDHAVKVDVRFAAATHRPMEDLATAGAFRRDLLFRLQGAVLRLPPLSARRHEFPFLVPRFVVRAAASARRPVPALAPGLPEALARLPWPGNVRELLHALERAILRCEGGTLKPSHLPELEAPMAQAHTWDDATRAFQRRLLLETLQASGFRVAEAAQTLGLARPALYAVAKRLGVDLVAERSESTPGPAVRNREVGRIG
- a CDS encoding tetratricopeptide repeat protein, with protein sequence MPFASPWFRTPAALLCALSVPGVAQVAAQDGELAERLYRSGERAYAAKSYKEALDTWSQLLQTTPKSGFAPQALLRLAHHQVEVERKPEAALPYLDRLKVDYIKSPEAAEGLLLRGVLLARQARRAADLKDAMAEFNRVLDLFPDAPAVPEARFQLGRAWRDQGQWGRALQQFVEAFRIRPDAAVAPRAMLQAAEVLDLMGDLPGCLRMLQRLRTQAPQSPEAREAGWRIAVRVKHRLQKPPLRNGGPWPGGRAKWLKTPTLLALAPDGDLLIYQNDLDHAFRLHEGELTAAGPAATGARALLASSTGALWLLSKTGLVREDAPVPLPLGTLGAITGAAQDRWGTLWVADAKTPALTLFGLDGTSRTVASPTANALAALPSGGVVIAADADRKLLFLDADGQPRTVVSYGKDLPAPFRYVVALASDGAGQVAALVDGGDFGEGVVVLGPDGAVLRQATFKALGISGRITSLALDREGGLILCDRRNDLLIRVD
- a CDS encoding PDZ domain-containing protein; translated protein: MRLRRFLPLALLLGLSLGAQDPALRDTFLQAKALWATQGDREGATARFEKVVEALAPRGASLEADWLAALCESYNWLAVLDDRSAPNRPRAQTRLQALIDLNPDFDVDRALTSQRLATLFDRLKAEKYAPVKLSYAPEGGKLLVDGRPGPPLARKFLPFGTHKLTYTRPGFAPAELSLELAPRDAKTADFKLVRVSSTVTLYVQPSGAEVLVDGRSLGRTQGKAGPEAASVAVPLGLRPEDLSEAFVISELGPGKHKLELRAPCFRTKVLEMGEGLATPWADHTLEPIRLESSKGTLTVTSAWAGGELFLSGQSQGPLPVTQLPVCSGAYDLLVRFPAGGFSQRITVEDGKALSVEARPKPRLAFLGLEGEADFTGRARFLAQLEGLGDRLQQVAFLPARPGEGTGEALARVKASREAELVLLATPVPDKVIHQVELRLATLEGEEERLVVKPLEQDPLGPLATRLNTLPVIHEPGLGLSLLDLPGEPGPWVLAASEPAQKAGIQPGKALTQVNGKPISSVQALRPLLEGVRGPVTLVQGGGASVTLPIQTEALEIPLSAPDLCYPAVLAHLRLQYAGARGDEANLIRLNLALGHMHFRAFDKAIDLLRDARLSTVAGVSQGTLDYHTGICFLRLGAAYQAEAVQAFRQALKYPQATLLGPDGPLVAPLARQALEDLK
- a CDS encoding glycosyltransferase, which produces MAFQDPPLVSIGVPVFNGERYLADSLDSLLAQDHPNLEILISDNASTDGTGEICESYARRDPRVRYVRQDTNIGSTRNFEFVFEHTRGEYFYWQAHDDLRHPTFTSRCLEALQNHPNAVLCNSAVEIIDEAGSSRPDWEDLNFSTVGLTVLERLHRLYDHMDWVDMMGLVRRKALAKALPFEGTWGGDVLISAKLLLQGDFCKVDAPLFRYRVREVPKGSEQTLKECFDEGFESPKPYTAFAQTWLRILVTSPLGIPERRWLFTDFLKTLVHLVPRGPHPCWRDILRGEHSGAFAVPNPPTLSTFLADTFFPLAQSSGIALGRTAVEHLAASARTALLWIPGGLPEHEAAGPFFSALRRALPDTRLILVCPVEALEAAEANPDLDDLIAFDLRTFVLDSAFRQEIVDLVGTLDIDLVYCAALAHDPHLWPLVQAAKPALAAAHQDGHSGEDTLAPWMSPPYDCFLPPSRLGELTRTVLPALGLSGSV